In Primulina huaijiensis isolate GDHJ02 chromosome 6, ASM1229523v2, whole genome shotgun sequence, a single window of DNA contains:
- the LOC140979515 gene encoding uncharacterized protein isoform X6 produces MVSVTRSSRKIKEVNDDSSKKEISYRKGSLRRSLRKTDVSGVMTSRETSFSRGISQSKQKSLSLDKPVSPSRPRITNKSERLEKQTPSPLRRSDRNKNMSSSSNSKQSVKEFTLSNLSRKKDSLIQVLVDAEKTESALESVGVRRKNMDARSFKSLFKRQHIKVVFPDVDGELEGQDNISYICNGNSRKSGCEPMRNGEDTSDKFSKRVVVKWRDESLNRASDEDLHKSICSLRGFDAEILGNDASIDSNHIDYVVDEIPELCHGDGLKDNRSNSSAIETYDYSEKLPTNYLTATNTISPAPQSSFCMESSQYCPISTESGEICLEMKVSEIVPSSSAKWETPRLLGTCVLCNKKKRVSHSSPEQELCSCSATLDDGLSNFSASKDGGDDGAAVPLKSFEHCCSRNPYKETNSLEEACVICDEVGGELLCCWGSGCSRCYHLSCLDPPLTCALPGVWHCPLCVYKKLALGVHSVSKGVESIWDVREVKATNAKGMHRQKQYFVKYHGLAHVHNHWVPDTQLCPENLSFFFNIIAKDQIVRWSSEWTVPHRLLRKRPVHKFEVSTSTDISESHYEWLVKWHGLNYEHSSWELDSACFLRSSLGQKLMSDYEIRLENAKKLNKHHKGSFVALPELAQGESLVNDRNLLKNVNDLRYCWFNCQNAVVFDNQDRAITMILFIQSMTAMCQPFLIIASSESFSLWEAEFARLAPSVDVAIYGGNKEIRKGIRASEFYEGGYVMFQVLLSSSQAVLEDLDMLQCIRWKAIVIDDYQHSMVPNTLKPIKTLASDLRVFLIIDRKEPQDMKSEYLNLLPWLDSHNDFHKVRCLNFYKDVDSCKLEKLLCCTSIESTSEVSKFVEYWVPVQISNYQLEQYCDALLNSNALRSSSRSDLVGALRDILLTVQKCCDHPYLVDTSIQKALFAEQHPVAEILEIGIKSSGKLHVLDSMLSEIKIRGLRVVILYQMIVGPEGATIGDILDDFLRQRFGENTYERVDARVTRSRKQSAMDRFNKRETGQFVFLLENRACSSSIKLSSLDLIIIYDCDWNPANDLRALQKISIDSKAEQIKVFRLYSSCTVEERALVLAKQKPNLDTSLQNLSLAGRVTYDTLLMWGASYLFSKLDEYHAVSSSIDLRGLSGQLLLNEVIMEFHAIVSDNCEIFYINPLISKVTLHDGYYKSNSRNFGEAKIQLMDGVEPYIFWRNLLDVKNPQWKHLKGPCPQNRKRVQCLVEPPRTFGCENSDDSKKRKQAVNDKVDPSSAQGDLSEYPITQIAGYKAANYITVASNQFQTLPTYNSTTNNNPNCMFGQSSFPAGVDTFESEERILLIHRQKRLHSFLQGEMTRICQLLKISVDVTETTRRFLEYVINNHDARSDSPAIMQAFQLSLCWVAALISQQKVDKKHSFLLAKQHLNYECTEEQVNSVYSKMHSLIWMYLQRSENANDSRKNCLLADEVINIEPSNISEGLPLNSSSCKLKKVKIDIEEELFEEHHAAQISLDEKLERMVKAAGNEIQHEMKKKLRKCEKLMKKLNRKQEEEVRELNRTLDEQRVKLEENHKLESAVIRSIHDQGSVAIFKLKILDDNFARKLEEHTLLKDMQLKNLKARHLAAWEEESQKEANWLAEAIACSSELRIIKGPQNLGSQSNGDAGCSQRNYVSPSDPSTSALAVTLGCNDPSATLCNLESVNSDNEVGIMSLERLPPVADKQLNHLIHSNDATRETGSANLPVSGELVSCEIQLEEQNKEASNEFLRNVSDKVVRHFDDVVLRNASTEGDLTGLPDSVVNQIDRPDDMTDSGLLLNHVCAFSLDKVPEDEIHQHLVSTEVQDREPAVELPSTLQIDVATLKLVDTAMVFQSNHEEFTTGNHELLHAIVVDASLSCDQSHLTETEHPIQNKKRSPSQSAGAGETEELFDVFISQSCEPSQLHDGHLDLGPSSRINSDQSIEMFAKSPNNTAIVGAVVSTAELPNQAVQLRLDSSQLHGPKNLLVHPIQQVASWNSNPSSLGEPLEDEVERLRKEAEQLEKTHEDVMSQLRSDCEKEMEEIIAQIRSKYEAKIKDAEAEFRLKKNEVEKNRNIVLMNKKLAEAFRSKYVDLKASSHPGSQQAFPSGFMPLPSTRLPSADSASRPPGQQTAAPFQQGPQISGCSSRSSDISGITSAINLRVGRERYSPAPHLQSFTPTVPPLVGGQIRSPVSHLHPFRSAAPPHVGGETHSHGSHIQPFRPVAPTSTAHHKKLPKRKYRRLDELP; encoded by the exons ATGGTGAGCGTGACTCGTTCTTCTCGGAAAATTAAGGAGGTGAATGACGATTCGAGTAAGAAAGAAATTAGTTATCGAAAAGGCTCTTTAAGGCGTAGTTTGAGGAAAACTGATGTCTCAGGTGTGATGACATCTAGGGAAACATCATTTTCCAGAGGGATCTCTCAAAGTAAACAGAAATCCCTGAGTCTTGATAAACCAGTGTCACCGTCAAGGCCACGGATAACAAACAAATCCGAAAGACTTGAGAAACAGACACCAAGTCCTCTGAGAAGATCTGACAGGAACAAGAACATGTCAAGTTCTTCGAATTCCAAGCAATCTGTAAAAGAATTTACTCTTTCAAATTTGAGTAGGAAAAAAGATAGCTTGATACAGGTCCTGGTGGACGCTGAGAAAACTGAATCCGCTCTGGAATCAGTTGGCGTGAGACGAAAAAATATGGATGCCCGCTCTTTCAAATCTCTATTTAAAAGACAGCACATTAAGGTAGTTTTTCCAG ATGTTGATGGGGAGCTGGAAGGACAAGATAATATATCTTACATATGCAATGGTAATAGCAGAAAAAGTGGTTGCGAGCCAATGAGGAATGGAGAAGATACTAGTGACAAATTCAGTAAAAGGGTTGTGGTAAAATGGAGAGATGAAAGTCTCAATAGAGCTTCTGATGAAGATCTTCATAAGTCAATTTGTAGTTTAAGGGGATTTGATGCAGAAATACTGGGTAATGATGCTAGTATTGATTCTAACCATATTGATTATGTCGTGGATGAGATTCCAGAACTTTGCCATGGTGATGGTTTAAAAGACAATAGGAGTAACTCAAGCGCCATAGAAACCTATGATTACTCTGAAAAGTTACCTACAAATTATTTGACTGCTACAAATACAATCTCTCCTGCACCACAAAGTTCATTTTGCATGGAGAGTTCACAGTACTGTCCTATAAGTACAGAAAGTGGTGAAATATGTTTAGAAATGAAAG TTTCAGAGATCGTTCCTTCCTCATCCGCTAAATGGGAAACCCCCCGTCTATTGGGAACTTGTGTGCTATGCAATAAAAAGAAAAG GGTAAGCCATAGTTCACCAGAACAGGAGCTTTGCTCTTGCAGTGCTACATTAGATGATGGCCTAAGTAACTTTAGTGCTTCTAAG GATGGAGGTGATGATGGAGCTGCTGTTCCTTTAAAATCTTTTGAACATTGTTGCAGCAGGAATCCCTACAAGGAGACAAATAGTCTAGAAGAAGCATGTGTTATTTGTGACGAAGTTGGTGGCGAGCTCCT GTGCTGTTGGGGAAGCGGTTGCAGTAGATGCTATCATCTCTCTTGTCTAGATCCTCCTCTAACTTGTGCTCTACCTGGTGTTTGGCACTGCCCCCTGTGTGTGTATAAGAAATTGGCATTAGGTGTCCACTCTGTGTCAAAGGGGGTTGAGTCTATTTGGGATGTCAGAGAAGTGAAGGCAACAAATGCTAAAG GAATGCATAGGCAGAAGCAATATTTTGTTAAGTACCATGGCCTTGCTCATGTGCACAACCATTGGGTGCCAGATACCCAATTGTGTCCTGAAAATCTAAGTTTCTTCTTCAACATTATAGCGAAAGATCAG ATTGTGAGGTGGAGCTCTGAGTGGACAGTGCCACATCGTTTGTTAAGGAAAAGACCAGTTCATAAGTTTGAAGTATCGACTTCCACCGACATATCAGAAAGCCATTATGAATGGCTTGTGAAATGGCATGGCCTTAATTACGAGCATTCTTCATGGGAGTTGGACAGCGCATGCTTTCTAAGGTCATCCCTGGGACAGAAGCTCATGAGCGACTACGAAATTCGCCTTGAAAATGCTAAGAAATTAAACAAG CATCACAAGGGATCCTTTGTCGCTCTCCCAGAGCTTGCCCAAGGTGAATCACTGGTAAATGAtagaaatttattgaaaaatgtgAACGACCTGCGTTACTGCTGGTTCAACTGTCAGAATGCTGTTGTTTTCGACAATCAG GATCGAGCAATCACTATGATACTCTTTATTCAGTCCATGACAGCAATGTGTCAGCCTTTCCTCATTATTGCTTCATCTGAATCATTCTCTCTATGGGAAGCCGAGTTTGCACGGTTGGCACCATCAGTTGATGTTGCTATTTATGGTGGAAACAAAGAAATCAGGAAAGGTATTAGAGCATCAGAATTTTATGAAGGAGGTTATGTAATGTTCCAAGTACTTCTTTCATCCTCACAAGCTGTTCTTGAG GATCTAGATATGTTACAATGCATACGGTGGAAAGCAATTGTAATTGATGACTACCAGCACTCTATGGTACCAAATACTCTCAAACCAATCAAAACTCTTGCTTCCGATTTGAGGGTTTTCTTGATCATTGATAGAAAAGAG CCTCAGGATATGAAATCCGAGTACCTTAATCTATTGCCATGGCTTGATTCTCATAATGATTTTCACAAAGTAAGGTGCTTGAACTTTTACAAAGACGTCGATTCTTGTAAACTGGAGAAATTGTTGTGTTGTACTTCAATTGAGAGCACTTCCGAAGTCTCCAAATTTGTTGAATATTGGGTCCCAGTTCAAATATCAAACTACCAGCTTGAGCAGTATTGTGATGCGCTTCTTAACTCTAATGCTCTGCGCTCTAGTTCAAGAAGTGACTTGGTTGGGGCCCTCCGCGACATTCTTCTTACTGTCCAAAAG TGTTGTGATCATCCATATCTTGTGGACACCTCTATCCAAAAAGCTCTGTTTGCTGAGCAGCATCCTGTTGCAGAGATTTTAGAAATCGGGATAAAATCAAGTGGGAAATTACATGTTCTCGACTCGATGCTTTCAGAGATCAAGATTCGAGGGTTACGAGTAGTGATACTTTATCAG ATGATTGTTGGCCCTGAAGGGGCAACAATTGGAGATATATTGGATGATTTTTTACGCCAAAGATTTGGTGAAAATACTTACGAACGAGTTGATGCAAGGGTTACCCGTTCCAGAAAGCAATCTGCGATGGATCGGTTCAACAAGAGGGAAACCGGgcaatttgtttttcttttagaaAATCGAGCTTGTTCTTCTTCCATCAAACTTTCATCTTTGGATCTTATCATCATATATGATTGTGACTGGAATCCAGCAAATGATTTGAGAGCGCTTCAGAAGATATCAATTGATTCAAAAGCTGAGCAGATCAAAGTTTTTCGGTTATATTCATCATGTACAGTTGAAGAAAGAGCCCTTGTCCTTGCGAAGCAAAAACCAAATCTCGATACTAGTTTGCAAAATTTAAGCTTGGCAGGTCGGGTCACATATGACACTTTGCTCATGTGGGGTGCTTCCTATCTGTTTAGCAAATTGGATGAGTATCATGCTGTAAGCAGCAGTATTGACTTACGAGGTTTGTCCGGACAACTGCTTTTGAATGAGGTCATCATGGAGTTTCATGCCATAGTATCTGataattgtgaaattttttatatcaacCCTCTCATCTCAAAAGTTACTTTGCATGATGGATACTATAAATCGAACTCTCGGAATTTTGGTGAAGCAAAAATTCAGTTGATGGATGGGGTAGAACCTTACATATTTTGGAGAAACCTGTTGGATGTCAAAAATCCACAGTGGAAGCATTTGAAGGGCCCATGTCCACAGAACCGGAAGAGAGTTCAATGCTTGGTGGAACCACCTAGGACATTTGGTTGTGAGAATAGTGATGATAGTAAGAAACGGAAACAAGCGGTGAATGATAAAGTGGATCCATCATCTGCTCAAGGTGACCTGTCAGAGTATCCAATAACTCAAATTGCTGGTTACAAGGCAG CGAATTATATTACTGTGGCCAGTAACCAATTTCAGACTTTGCCAACATATAATTCCACTACAAATAATAATCCAAATTGCATGTTTGGACAGAGCTCTTTTCCTGCTGGGGTTGACACTTTCGAATCAGAGGAAAGAATTTTGTTGATCCATAGGCAGAAGCGCCTCCATAGTTTTCTGCAAGGAGAAATGACTAGAATATGCCAACTTCTTAAAATTTCG GTTGATGTTACGGAAACAACGAGAAGATTTCTGGAATATGTCATCAACAATCACGATGCCAGAAGTGACTCACCAGCAATCATGCAGGCTTTCCAATTATCTCTG TGTTGGGTTGCTGCCTTGATCTCCCAGCAGAAAGTGGACAAGAAGCATTCTTTCCTCCTAGCAAAACAACATTTGAATTATGAATGCACGGAAGAGCAAGTGAACTCAGTTTATTCAAAGATGCATTCTCTGATATGGATGTATTTGCAGCGTTCAGAGAACGCTAATGACTCTAGAAAAAATTGCTTGCTAGCTGATGAAGTGATCAACATAGAACCATCCAATATTAGTGAGGGGCTGCCACTCAATTCATCATCTTGTAAACTAAAAAAGGTGAAAATAGATATTGAAGAAGAGTTGTTTGAAGAGCATCATGCAGCCCAAATTTCCTTGGACGAGAAACTAGAACGGATGGTTAAAGCTGCTGGAAATGAAATACAAcatgaaatgaagaaaaaattgagaaaatgtGAGAAATTGATGAAAAAACTTAATCGAAAGCAGGAGGAGGAAGTGCGGGAGTTGAACAGAACTTTGGACGAGCAAAGGGTCAAGTTAGAGGAAAATCACAAGTTGGAGTCGGCTGTTATACGTTCTATACATGATCAAGGCTCTGTAGCAATTTTCAAGCTCAAGATTTTGGATGATAACTTCGCAAGGAAACTGGAAGAACACACTCTTTTAAAGGACATGCAGCTTAAAAATCTGAAGGCAAGGCATCTAGCCGCTTGGGAAGAGGAGAGTCAAAAGGAAGCTAACTGGCTAGCTGAAGCAATTGCCTGCTCCAGTGAACTCAGGATCATTAAAGGACCACAAAATCTTGGTTCCCAATCTAATGGTGATGCTGGATGCTCTCAACGGAATTATGTGTCACCATCTGATCCATCTACTAGTGCACTAGCTGTGACATTAGGCTGTAATGATCCTTCAGCAACCCTGTGTAATTTAGAATCTGTTAATTCTGACAATGAAGTGGGGATAATGTCCTTGGAAAGATTACCACCTGTTGCAGACAAGCAGCTTAACCACTTAATTCATTCCAATGATGCCACCAGGGAAACTGGTTCTGCCAACCTTCCTGTTTCTGGAGAATTAGTATCTTGTGAAATTCAACTAGAAGAGCAGAATAAAGAGGCGTCGAATGAGTTTCTCAGAAATGTTTCTGACAAAGTTGTTAGACATTTCGATGATGTGGTTTTGCGTAATGCGTCTACTGAAGGAGACTTAACTGGCTTGCCAGATTCTGTGGTGAACCAGATAGATAGACCAGATGACATGACTGATAGTGGCTTGTTGCTAAATCATGTATGTGCCTTTTCCCTTGATAAA GTACCAGAAGACGAAATTCACCAACATTTGGTGTCTACAGAAGTGCAAGACCGAGAACCAGCTGTTGAACTTCCAAGTACTTTACAGATTGATGTAGCAACCTTGAAACTCGTTGACACTGCTATGGTCTTTCAGTCCAATCACGAAGAATTTACAACTGGTAACCACGAGCTGCTACATGCTATAGTGGTTGATGCGTCTCTCAGCTGTGATCAGTCTCATCTGACTGAAACGGAACATCCAATCCAGAATAAAAAAAGAAGCCCCTCTCAAAGTGCTGGGGCTGGGGAGACCGAAGAGCTatttgatgtatttatttctCAAAGTTGTGAACCTTCCCAACTACATGACGGTCACCTGGATCTAGGACCATCAAGTAGAATTAACAGTGACCAAAGTATTGAGATGTTTGCCAAATCCCCAAATAACACGGCTATTGTCGGAGCAGTGGTCAGTACAGCTGAACTTCCAAATCAAGCGGTTCAGTTGAGACTAGATTCCAGTCAACTTCATGGTCCTAAAAACCTTCTTGTCCATCCTATTCAGCAAGTAGCTTCTTGGAATTCAAATCCATCTTCTCTTGGGGAACCACTTGAAGATGAAGTAGAAAGACTACGCAAAGAAGCGGAACAGTTGGAAAAAACCCATGAGGATGTT ATGTCACAGCTTAGATCAGACTGTGAGAAGGAGATGGAAGAAATTATTGCTCAAATACGGTCTAAATATGAAGCGAAAATCAAGGATGCTGAAGCAGAATTCAGATTGAAGAAGAATGAAGTTGAAAAGAACCGGAACATAGTTCTCATGAATAAAAAATTGGCTGAGGCTTTCAGATCAAAATATGTGGATCTCAAGGCTTCTAGTCATCCTGGATCGCAGcaag CTTTTCCATCTGGTTTCATGCCTCTGCCTTCAACAAGACTTCCTTCTGCTGATTCAGCGAGCCGACCTCCCGGCCAACAGACTGCAGCTCCATTTCAACAAG GGCCTCAAATCTCAGGCTGTTCTTCGAGATCCTCGGACATAAGTGGCATTACTTCTGCAATTAATCTTCGTGTTGGTAGAGAGAGATATTCTCCAGCTCCACACcttcaatctttcacacctactGTGCCACCTCTTGTCGGTGGTCAGATTCGTTCTCCAGTTTCGCACCTTCACCCTTTCAGATCTGCTGCACCACCTCATGTTGGTGGCGAGACTCATTCTCATGGTTCACACATTCAACCTTTTAGACCTGTTGCACCAACATCTACAGCTCATCATAAAAAACTCCCCAAACGAAAGTACAGACGCCTAGACGAGCTTCCCTAG